The DNA segment CGCAGCGCCTCCACACCGGCCCGGCCGGCGCCGCTCACCGCCTGGTAGGAGGAGACCACCAGCTCGCGCAGCCCGTACTCGGCGTGCAGCGCACCGAGGGCGACGATCATCGTGAGGGTGGTGGCGCCGGGGTTGGCGATGATGCCGCGCGGGCGGTTGCGCGCCCGGTGGGCGTTGACCTCGGGCACCACCAGGGGGACGTCCTCATCGGCGCGGAAGGCGCCGGAGTTGTCCACGACCACCGCGCCGGCCGCGGCGGCGACGGGCGCCCACTCGGCGGCGACCGGCTCCGGGACGTCGAACAGGGCGATGTCCACCCCGTCGAAGGAGTCCTCGGTCAGGGCCGAGACCTCCGCCTCCGCCCCGCGCACGGCCAGCTTGCGGCCGGCCGGGCGGGGAGAGGCGAACAGACGGATCTCGCCCCAGATGTCCTTGCGCTGGGAAAGGATCTGGAGCATGACCCGGCCGACCACTCCGGTCGCTCCCACGACCGCGAGCGTCGGCTTGGCGTTCATCGGCCGGTGCCTCCGTAGACCACGGCCTCGTCGGTGTCGGAGTCGAGTCCGAAGGCGGTGTGCACGGCGCGCACGGCCTCCGGCACGTCGTCCTTGCGCGTGACGACCGAGATGCGGATCTCGGAGGTCGAGATCAGCTCGATGTTCACGCCCGCGTCGGACAGCGCCTCGAAGAAGGCGGCGGTGACGCCCGGGTTGGTCTTCATGCCCGCGCCGACCAGGGAGATCTTGCCGATCTGGTCGTCGTAGCGCAGCGAGTCGAAGCCGATGCCGCCGCGGGCCTTCTCCAGGGCGTCGATGGCCTTGCGGCCCTCGGTCTTCGGCAGCGTGAAGGAGATGTCCGTCAGGCCGGTGGAGGCGGCGGACACGTTCTGCACGACCATGTCGATGTTGATCTGCGCGTCGGCGATGGCCCGGAAGATCGCGGCGGCCTCACCCGGCTTGTCCGGCACGCCGACGACCGTGATCTTGGCCTCGGAGGTGTCGTGCGCGACACCGGAGATGATGGCCTGCTCCACCTTCTGGTCCCCAATCGGCTCACTGCTGACCCACGTGCCCTGCAATCCGCTGAAGCTGGAGCGTACGTGGATCGGGATGTTGTAGCGGCGCGCGTACTCCACACAGCGGTGGAGCAGGACCTTGGAACCGGAGGCCGCGAGCTCCAGCATGTCCTCGAAGGAGATCCAGTCGATCTTCTTCGCCTTCTTCACCACCCGCGGGTCGGCGGTGAACACACCGTCGACGTCGGTGTAGATCTCGCAGACCTCGGCGTCGAGGGCGGCGGCGAGGGCCACGGCGGTGGTGTCCGAGCCGCCGCGGCCGAGCGTGGTGATGTCCTTCTTGTCGGCGCTGACGCCCTGGAAACCGGCGACGATCGCGATGTTGCCCTCGTCCAGCGCGGTCCGGATGCGGCCCGGGGTGACATCGATGATCCGGGCCTTGTTGTGGACCGAGTCGGTGATGACGCCGGCCTGGCTGCCGGTGAAGGACTGGGCCCCGTGGCCCAGGTTTTTGATCGCCATGGCCAGCAGCGCCATGGAGATCCGCTCTCCGGCGGTCAGCAGCATGTCGAATTCGCGCCCGGCAGGCATCGGAGAGACCTGCGCGGCGAGATCGATCAACTCGTCCGTCGTGTCGCCCATCGCGGAAACGACGACGACAACCTGGTTGCCGTTCTTCTTCGCTTCCACGATCCGCTTGGCGACGCGCTTGATGCCCTCGGCATCGGCTACGGAGGAGCCTCCGTACTTCTGCACGACAAGGCCCACGTGCGCTCCTCGCTCGGTTCGTTTGTGTCGGCTCAGTTTAACGAGCGTCCGACATCCACCACCCTGCTCCCGCATGGTGAGACATACGCCCATGGGACCCCGGCCGCCCGCTTCCGGATGGCCTTCTGCCCACCCGGGACCGGCCCACGCGGAACGTGCCCCGGGTCACATCCGCGGCCGTACGCCTCCGGGCCGCCGCGGCGTCACGAACCGGGCCGCATCCCCAGCGGTCCGCCGATCTCCTCGGCCATCACCCGGCCCGCCTCGAACTCCAGGGTCTCGTCACCCAGGGGGGACTGGTCGGTGTCCAGGCCGTCCAGCTCCTCCAGGGGCTGGTTGAGGCGGACGTGGATGAGCACCGACTGGAGGGCGCGCAGCACGGCGGAGGCCGTCGGCCCCCAGTTGGAGAAGTAGGAGAACTGCCACCACCACAGGGCCTCCGAGGTGCGGCCCGCGCGGTAGTGGGCCATGCCGTGGCGCAGGTCCGTGATGATGTCGGCGAGGTCGTCCGAGATCCGGGCCGGTACCGGGGCCCTGCGGGGCTCGTAGGGGTCGAAGACCTCGGAGTAGACGTCGACGGGCTCCAGCAGCCGGGCGAAGTTCTCCCGCAGCTCGTCCACGTCCGGCTCCGGGCCCGGGTCGGGCTCGTAGCGCTCGTCGGGGACGATGTCCTCGTGGGCGCCCAGCCGGCCGCCGGCCAGCAGCAGCTGGGAGATCTCCAGCAGCAGGAAGGGCACGGTCGAGCCGGGCTCGTCGCCCCGCGCCACCTCGGTGACGGCCACCAGGAAGCTCTCGACCTGGTCCGCGACCTGTACCGCGAAGTCGTCGGGATTCTGCGACGTGGCGTGCAGCGTGGCGTCAGACATCTAGGAGTCTTCTCCCCTCGAAGGCGCGGCCGAGGGTGACCTCGTCCGCGTATTCCAGGTCGCCACCCACCGGGAGGCCGCTGGCCAGGCGGGTGACCTTCAGGCCCATGGGCTTGATCATGCGCGCGAGGTACGTGGCCGTCGCCTCGCCCTCGAGATTCGGATCGGTGGCCAGGATCAGCTCCGTGACCGTCCCGTCGGCCAACCGCGTGAGAAGTTCTCGTATACGCAGGTCGTCGGGGCCGACACCCTCGATGGGGCTGATCGCCCCGCCGAGCACGTGGTAGCGGCCGCGGAACTCGCGGGTGCGCTCGATCGCGACGACGTCCTTCGGCTCCTCCACGACACAGATCACCGAGGGGTCGCGGCGCGGGTCACGGCAGATGTTGCACAGTTCCTCCTGCGCGACATTGCCGCAGGTCGCACAGAAGCGGACCTTCGCCTTGACCTCCAGGAGCGCGTGCGCGAGCCGTTTCACGTCCGTCGGCTCGGCCTGGAGGATGTGAAAGGCGATCCGCTGCGCGCTCTTGGGACCGACGCCGGGCAGCCGCCCCAGTTCGTCGATGAGGTCCTGGACCACGCCTTCGTACAACGGACTGCCCTTCCTGGAGACCTTTCGGTACGTACGCTAGTTGGACCGGGGTCAGAACGGCAGACCGGGGATGCCCGTGCCGCCGCCCAGGCCCTGGGCCAGCGGGCCGAGCTTCTGCTGCTGGAGCGCCTGCGCGTTCTCGTTCGCCGCCTGTACGGCGGCCACGATCAGGTCGGCGAGGGTCTCGGTGTCCTCCGGGTCCACCGCCTTGGGGTCGATCTTCAGGCCGCGCAGCTCGCCGGCGCCGGTCACGGTCGCGCTGACCAGGCCGCCGCCCGCCTGCCCGCCGACCTCTGTGTTCGCCAGTTCCTCCTGGGCCCGCTGCAGATCCTGCTGCATCTGCTGGGCCTGCTGGAGCAACTGCTGCATGTTGGGCTGGCCACCACCGGGGATCACGATCAGCTCCTCTGTGTCTTTCTCCTTGGCACGAGCCTACGTGGTCCAGGCGGCCATCACACCGCCACTCTTTCGAGTGAGAGAGATGGCGGATCTATAGCTGATCAAGGCCCCCTTCCGGGCGGAATAGCCGGGAAAGTCACGACCGGGCCACCCGTTGGGCGGTAGGAAGGGTGGCGCACGTCGGCAGGGAATGTCACGCTACGTGACCGGTCGTGATCAGTAGGGAGTGCCGGGTGGGTCAGCCGGAGATGCAGCCCGAGGGGCCGCCTCAGGACGGGCGGGGCGAGGGCTCGGCCGGACCCCGGCCGGGTGATCTGACCGGGCGGGCGCTGCCGCCCGGCGACTGGGGCGAGCCCGGCGAGCGGCTGGACGAGCTGTACCGGTGGGTGGAGCACGGGGCGCTGCGGACGGCGGACTGGTACCTGCGGGACCGGGTGTGGAAGCGGCGCGGGGCGCGGGTGCTGCGGGCCGGGGCGGCAGTGGGGGCGGTGACCGGGGCGGCGCTGCCGCTGCTGGATCTGACGAAGGTGGCGGCGGGCGTGGCGCCCTGGGGGTGTCTGGCCCTGCTCCTCGCGGCCGCGTGCGCCGGCGCGGACCGGTACTTCGGGGTGACCTCCGGCTGGATGCGGGACGTGGCGACGGCACAGGCGGTGCAGCGGCGCCTCCAGGCGCTCCAGTTCGACTGGGCGGTGGAGGGGGTGCGGGAGGTGCTGGGCCCCACGGAGGGCACGGCGAGCGAGGCGGCGGAGCGGTGTGTGGTCCTGCTGCGTCGCTTCTCGGAGGACATGACGGAGCTGGTCCGGGCGGAGACGGCGGACTGGATGGTGGCGTTCCGGGCGGGCGCGGCGCCGGTGGGGGCGCCGTCGGTGGCGTACGTACCGCGGCAGGAGGCGGTGGGGCAGGCCGCCAGATTCGTCCTGCCGCCGGCGGGGGGCACCCGCCCGAACATGCCGAGACAGCGCCCGCCGGAGCCGCGGTGACCGGCGGGGGCCGCCGCCGTCCGCGCCGGTCCGTGCCGTCCGCCCACCGACGGGTGCGCGTCGGTCACTGGCCGGTGCGCGTCAGTCACTGACGGGTGTACGTCAGGGTCTCCCCGCCGCCCTGCCGGGCCCGCTGCAGCCGGCCGTCCGGGAGCAGGCTGACCTCCGTCGGGTCGCCCGGGGAGCAGGAGGAGAGGGGCTCGCCGCTGGTCACGACGGACGGGCCGATCTCCAACGGCCCGCCGGAGTAGGGGGCTTGGCTGAGTTCGGCCGCGAAGACGCAGTGGTACTTCCCACCGCCGTCCGCCGGGCCCTCCGCGACCAGGGTCAGTACGTCCTCCCCCACCTTCCCCTGCCGGATGGTGAGCCGGCGGGTGTTGGCGCCGCTCGCGTTGTCGATGGTCGCCGCCCAGGTCCCGACGTAGGCGTCCGGTACGGCACCCGCGCCGGAGGCGGAGGGCGAGGCCGG comes from the Streptomyces sp. SUK 48 genome and includes:
- a CDS encoding DUF5063 domain-containing protein — encoded protein: MSDATLHATSQNPDDFAVQVADQVESFLVAVTEVARGDEPGSTVPFLLLEISQLLLAGGRLGAHEDIVPDERYEPDPGPEPDVDELRENFARLLEPVDVYSEVFDPYEPRRAPVPARISDDLADIITDLRHGMAHYRAGRTSEALWWWQFSYFSNWGPTASAVLRALQSVLIHVRLNQPLEELDGLDTDQSPLGDETLEFEAGRVMAEEIGGPLGMRPGS
- a CDS encoding SLATT domain-containing protein, whose amino-acid sequence is MGQPEMQPEGPPQDGRGEGSAGPRPGDLTGRALPPGDWGEPGERLDELYRWVEHGALRTADWYLRDRVWKRRGARVLRAGAAVGAVTGAALPLLDLTKVAAGVAPWGCLALLLAAACAGADRYFGVTSGWMRDVATAQAVQRRLQALQFDWAVEGVREVLGPTEGTASEAAERCVVLLRRFSEDMTELVRAETADWMVAFRAGAAPVGAPSVAYVPRQEAVGQAARFVLPPAGGTRPNMPRQRPPEPR
- the recR gene encoding recombination mediator RecR, which gives rise to MYEGVVQDLIDELGRLPGVGPKSAQRIAFHILQAEPTDVKRLAHALLEVKAKVRFCATCGNVAQEELCNICRDPRRDPSVICVVEEPKDVVAIERTREFRGRYHVLGGAISPIEGVGPDDLRIRELLTRLADGTVTELILATDPNLEGEATATYLARMIKPMGLKVTRLASGLPVGGDLEYADEVTLGRAFEGRRLLDV
- a CDS encoding YbaB/EbfC family nucleoid-associated protein, with amino-acid sequence MIPGGGQPNMQQLLQQAQQMQQDLQRAQEELANTEVGGQAGGGLVSATVTGAGELRGLKIDPKAVDPEDTETLADLIVAAVQAANENAQALQQQKLGPLAQGLGGGTGIPGLPF
- a CDS encoding aspartate kinase encodes the protein MGLVVQKYGGSSVADAEGIKRVAKRIVEAKKNGNQVVVVVSAMGDTTDELIDLAAQVSPMPAGREFDMLLTAGERISMALLAMAIKNLGHGAQSFTGSQAGVITDSVHNKARIIDVTPGRIRTALDEGNIAIVAGFQGVSADKKDITTLGRGGSDTTAVALAAALDAEVCEIYTDVDGVFTADPRVVKKAKKIDWISFEDMLELAASGSKVLLHRCVEYARRYNIPIHVRSSFSGLQGTWVSSEPIGDQKVEQAIISGVAHDTSEAKITVVGVPDKPGEAAAIFRAIADAQINIDMVVQNVSAASTGLTDISFTLPKTEGRKAIDALEKARGGIGFDSLRYDDQIGKISLVGAGMKTNPGVTAAFFEALSDAGVNIELISTSEIRISVVTRKDDVPEAVRAVHTAFGLDSDTDEAVVYGGTGR